The bacterium DNA segment TCTGTGTGTTCTCCTCCGTGATGACCGCGCCGGCAGCCTGGTGACGGCGCGACGACAGTTCCAGGTTGGGTTGACCGGAGTCAGCGGGCGAAGCCCTACCGCCCGGTCTTATAGCTTACGCCGACAAACGGGTCACTGCGGTCCCCGATGTCGCTAAAGCCCAGCAGTACGTCTACCCGCGGCATCAGGTGGTAGCTGCCGCGCAGGTCCACGTGCACGTCATTGGGGTCCCACACGTCCGCCTCGAGCGACATTCGCGGGGACAGGTCCACATCATAGCCGGCGCCGACCTTGCCCGAGGTGAGCCCCAGGCGCAGGCGGTCGCGGCCCACCGGGAAGGCCCGCTGCAGCGTCAGCGCCTCGCTCTCGCCGACGTTCCGGACCCCGACCCGCCAGAAGGCGTTCGGGTTCTTGCCGTACCGGATGTCCACGTCGGCATTGACCTGCGGCGAGGTCTTGAACGGCACCTGGAGGTCCACACGCGCCCGCACGTCGTCGGGCGCCATCGCCTGGCCCACATTGGAGAGGTCCGCGAGGGCCCGGTTCGTCTGCTCCAGTGTCGCCTCGGCCCGGTCCAGCGTACGGGTGCCCGACTCCGCTGCCTTCCGGACGGCGGCCAGCGTGCCCTGCAGGTCGTCCTTGAACTTCGGGTCGGTGAGGACCCGGTCATAGTCGGCCGTGATGTGCGCGATATGGTCGGCAGTCTCGCGCATCCGCGCCAGCGCCTGCTTCAGGTCAGCCTGGGTCTGCTCGTCGCCCAGCATCTTCTCCGCCTGGGCCGTGACCTGGGCCAGGTGCGCCGTCGCCTGGTGCATGTTGTCTAGCGCGCCCTGCATCTTGTCGCGTGTCTCAGGCGTGGCGAGCACCTGGGTGAAGCTGTCCGTGATGGCCGACAGGTCCTGCGAGATGCTGCGCAGGTTGGACGTGGCCACGGCGGCATCGTGCGGTATGCTCGAGGTCGCCAGCGTCCGCCGCACCAGTTCGGCAGTGGTGCGCACTGATTCGGAGGCCTGGGCCAGATTGGCCGCGACGCGCGCCACGTTGGGGCCGGAACGCTGCGCTTCGGCGGTCAGGTAGGACGCCAGGGCCATCGCCTGGGACGCCAGTTGGTCTGCCTTGGTGGTGGCCCCCACCACGTTGGTCAGGATCAGGCGGATCGCCTGGGCATTGAACTCGGTGGCGAAGGTACCCTTGATGGTCGCCAGGGCGGCGCGCGCTTCCTTGACCAGCGCCCGCGTC contains these protein-coding regions:
- a CDS encoding MlaD family protein, whose product is MTLSAEAKVGMFFLMALLVVGAMALFLGDFWVRARSYPVHVHFENVQGLVSGAEVRMAGVKIGRVSSVTLVPDPRFPKQPAAVRLAIYRDVPIYETDQFLIQQGALLGDKYVDVQRGTGRPKTLLPSGGHLAGGKAVGIEDLTEETRALVKEARAALATIKGTFATEFNAQAIRLILTNVVGATTKADQLASQAMALASYLTAEAQRSGPNVARVAANLAQASESVRTTAELVRRTLATSSIPHDAAVATSNLRSISQDLSAITDSFTQVLATPETRDKMQGALDNMHQATAHLAQVTAQAEKMLGDEQTQADLKQALARMRETADHIAHITADYDRVLTDPKFKDDLQGTLAAVRKAAESGTRTLDRAEATLEQTNRALADLSNVGQAMAPDDVRARVDLQVPFKTSPQVNADVDIRYGKNPNAFWRVGVRNVGESEALTLQRAFPVGRDRLRLGLTSGKVGAGYDVDLSPRMSLEADVWDPNDVHVDLRGSYHLMPRVDVLLGFSDIGDRSDPFVGVSYKTGR